A genomic stretch from Coffea arabica cultivar ET-39 chromosome 10c, Coffea Arabica ET-39 HiFi, whole genome shotgun sequence includes:
- the LOC113713312 gene encoding putative F-box/FBD/LRR-repeat protein At5g22670 isoform X1, with product MESRAILATGFGPRKCAKIGQPLKDQISRLPDEILVYILSCLTLKEAARTSVLSKRWIDLWRSMACLDFDASKVVKKMFSIRSWGRYAGFVRKERRKYVEWVDKVLLQSDKSLALDYLRVAFYLDNFYGDKIHKWPQHAFARKVQRLELNLFPDDGPPSSRESYTFHYELFRLSSGKSQPGYSEIRHHSQIGFKSLRALSLKSLNVTGEVLEFFLINCPFLERLVVEASSVLINLRVCGPSIALKYLEVCYCLRLQSIIVNDTNLVSLKTAAAHHLVLQNVPMLVNVWVSGDSLNLVRDVISWLSCCLSKLEVLTLRANTLHISQEKGIVRELPQLTNLKEFVLIAFASKDDSLIGFTSLIRASPNLEKFVLKLESWWDDMVRGDRKLKKAASFPLQHLKVVELLGYYGRRSELELVEYFLENAIVLEKLIIDPRGPRNLKSPKTRKEKKQEKLARNCAKQQLRGLIPSHVEFSIL from the exons ATGGAATCAAGGGCAATACTTGCCACTGGTTTTGGACCGAGGAAG TGTGCAAAGATAGGGCAGCCCCTCAAGGATCAGATTAGTCGGCTTCCAGATGAAATCCTTGTTTATATTCTGTCTTGCCTAACGCTAAAAGAAGCTGCCAGAACAAGTGTTCTTTCAAAGCGTTGGATAGATCTATGGAGGTCCATGGCTTGCCTTGATTTTGATGCTTCAAAAGTGGTAAAGAAGATGTTCTCAATACGCAGCTGGGGAAGGTATGCGGGCTTTGTTAGAAAGGAAAGGCGTAAGTATGTTGAATGGGTTGACAAGGTGCTGCTTCAATCAGACAAGTCCTTGGCATTAGATTATTTGAGAGTTGCTTTTTATTTGGACAATTTTTATGGAGACAAGATTCATAAATGGCCTCAGCATGCATTTGCAAGGAAAGTGCAAAGGCTGGAATTGAACCTGTTTCCAGATGATGGCCCGCCTTCTTCTCGAGAATCATATACTTTCCATTATGAACTTTTTCGCCTTAGCAGTGGTAAATCTCAACCTGGTTACTCTGAAATCCGTCATCATTCACAGATTGGCTTCAAGTCCCTTAGAGCATTGAGTTTGAAAAGTCTGAATGTAACTGGGGAGGTACTGGAATTCTTCTTGATCAATTGTCCATTTCTTGAGCGCCTGGTAGTGGAGGCCTCTTCAGTTTTGATCAACCTTCGAGTTTGTGGTCCATCTATTGCCTTGAAATATCTGGAGGTATGCTACTGTTTGAGGTTGCAATCCATTATTGTCAACGACACAAATTTAGTCTCCCTTAAAACTGCTGCAGCACACCATCTTGTACTTCAGAATGTCCCCATGCTTGTGAATGTATGGGTTTCTGGGGATTCCCTTAACTTGGTCAGGGATGTTATTTCTTGGCTTTCTTGCTGCTTGTCAAAACTAGAGGTTCTTACTTTACGTGCCAATACGCTTCACATTTCACAG GAAAAAGGAATTGTTCGTGAGCTTCCTCAACTTACTAATCTGAAGGAGTTCGTCTTAATAGCCTTTGCATCAAAAGATgacagtttgattggatttactTCTTTGATCAGGGCTTCGCCCAACTTGGAGAAGTTTGTGCTGAAG TTGGAATCATGGTGGGATGATATGGTCAGGGGAgatagaaagttgaagaaagcTGCTAGCTTTCCGCTCCAACATCTGAAAGTGGTCGAGTTACTTGGATACTATGGTCGCAGAAGTGAACTAGAACTTGTTGAATACTTCCTCGAGAATGCTATTGTCCTCGAGAAACTTATAATTGACCCTCGTGGTCCGCGTAATCTCAAATCGCCCAAAACGCGCAAGGAAAAGAAGCAGGAAAAGTTAGCTAGAAATTGTGCCAAGCAACAGCTCAGGGGATTAATACCTTCACATGTTGAATTTTCGATTCTATAG
- the LOC113713312 gene encoding F-box/FBD/LRR-repeat protein At3g51530 isoform X3 gives MESRAILATGFGPRKCAKIGQPLKDQISRLPDEILVYILSCLTLKEAARTSVLSKRWIDLWRSMACLDFDASKVVKKMFSIRSWGRYAGFVRKERRKYVEWVDKVLLQSDKSLALDYLRVAFYLDNFYGDKIHKWPQHAFARKVQRLELNLFPDDGPPSSRESYTFHYELFRLSSGKSQPGYSEIRHHSQIGFKSLRALSLKSLNVTGEVLEFFLINCPFLERLVVEASSVLINLRVCGPSIALKYLEEKGIVRELPQLTNLKEFVLIAFASKDDSLIGFTSLIRASPNLEKFVLKLESWWDDMVRGDRKLKKAASFPLQHLKVVELLGYYGRRSELELVEYFLENAIVLEKLIIDPRGPRNLKSPKTRKEKKQEKLARNCAKQQLRGLIPSHVEFSIL, from the exons ATGGAATCAAGGGCAATACTTGCCACTGGTTTTGGACCGAGGAAG TGTGCAAAGATAGGGCAGCCCCTCAAGGATCAGATTAGTCGGCTTCCAGATGAAATCCTTGTTTATATTCTGTCTTGCCTAACGCTAAAAGAAGCTGCCAGAACAAGTGTTCTTTCAAAGCGTTGGATAGATCTATGGAGGTCCATGGCTTGCCTTGATTTTGATGCTTCAAAAGTGGTAAAGAAGATGTTCTCAATACGCAGCTGGGGAAGGTATGCGGGCTTTGTTAGAAAGGAAAGGCGTAAGTATGTTGAATGGGTTGACAAGGTGCTGCTTCAATCAGACAAGTCCTTGGCATTAGATTATTTGAGAGTTGCTTTTTATTTGGACAATTTTTATGGAGACAAGATTCATAAATGGCCTCAGCATGCATTTGCAAGGAAAGTGCAAAGGCTGGAATTGAACCTGTTTCCAGATGATGGCCCGCCTTCTTCTCGAGAATCATATACTTTCCATTATGAACTTTTTCGCCTTAGCAGTGGTAAATCTCAACCTGGTTACTCTGAAATCCGTCATCATTCACAGATTGGCTTCAAGTCCCTTAGAGCATTGAGTTTGAAAAGTCTGAATGTAACTGGGGAGGTACTGGAATTCTTCTTGATCAATTGTCCATTTCTTGAGCGCCTGGTAGTGGAGGCCTCTTCAGTTTTGATCAACCTTCGAGTTTGTGGTCCATCTATTGCCTTGAAATATCTGGAG GAAAAAGGAATTGTTCGTGAGCTTCCTCAACTTACTAATCTGAAGGAGTTCGTCTTAATAGCCTTTGCATCAAAAGATgacagtttgattggatttactTCTTTGATCAGGGCTTCGCCCAACTTGGAGAAGTTTGTGCTGAAG TTGGAATCATGGTGGGATGATATGGTCAGGGGAgatagaaagttgaagaaagcTGCTAGCTTTCCGCTCCAACATCTGAAAGTGGTCGAGTTACTTGGATACTATGGTCGCAGAAGTGAACTAGAACTTGTTGAATACTTCCTCGAGAATGCTATTGTCCTCGAGAAACTTATAATTGACCCTCGTGGTCCGCGTAATCTCAAATCGCCCAAAACGCGCAAGGAAAAGAAGCAGGAAAAGTTAGCTAGAAATTGTGCCAAGCAACAGCTCAGGGGATTAATACCTTCACATGTTGAATTTTCGATTCTATAG
- the LOC113713312 gene encoding putative F-box/FBD/LRR-repeat protein At5g22670 isoform X2 has protein sequence MESRAILATGFGPRKCAKIGQPLKDQISRLPDEILVYILSCLTLKEAARTSVLSKRWIDLWRSMACLDFDASKVVKKMFSIRSWGRYAGFVRKERRKYVEWVDKVLLQSDKSLALDYLRVAFYLDNFYGDKIHKWPQHAFARKVQRLELNLFPDDGPPSSRESYTFHYELFRLSSGKSQPGYSEIRHHSQIGFKSLRALSLKSLNVTGEVLEFFLINCPFLERLVVEASSVLINLRVCGPSIALKYLEVCYCLRLQSIIVNDTNLVSLKTAAAHHLVLQNVPMLVNVWVSGDSLNLVRDVISWLSCCLSKLEEKGIVRELPQLTNLKEFVLIAFASKDDSLIGFTSLIRASPNLEKFVLKLESWWDDMVRGDRKLKKAASFPLQHLKVVELLGYYGRRSELELVEYFLENAIVLEKLIIDPRGPRNLKSPKTRKEKKQEKLARNCAKQQLRGLIPSHVEFSIL, from the exons ATGGAATCAAGGGCAATACTTGCCACTGGTTTTGGACCGAGGAAG TGTGCAAAGATAGGGCAGCCCCTCAAGGATCAGATTAGTCGGCTTCCAGATGAAATCCTTGTTTATATTCTGTCTTGCCTAACGCTAAAAGAAGCTGCCAGAACAAGTGTTCTTTCAAAGCGTTGGATAGATCTATGGAGGTCCATGGCTTGCCTTGATTTTGATGCTTCAAAAGTGGTAAAGAAGATGTTCTCAATACGCAGCTGGGGAAGGTATGCGGGCTTTGTTAGAAAGGAAAGGCGTAAGTATGTTGAATGGGTTGACAAGGTGCTGCTTCAATCAGACAAGTCCTTGGCATTAGATTATTTGAGAGTTGCTTTTTATTTGGACAATTTTTATGGAGACAAGATTCATAAATGGCCTCAGCATGCATTTGCAAGGAAAGTGCAAAGGCTGGAATTGAACCTGTTTCCAGATGATGGCCCGCCTTCTTCTCGAGAATCATATACTTTCCATTATGAACTTTTTCGCCTTAGCAGTGGTAAATCTCAACCTGGTTACTCTGAAATCCGTCATCATTCACAGATTGGCTTCAAGTCCCTTAGAGCATTGAGTTTGAAAAGTCTGAATGTAACTGGGGAGGTACTGGAATTCTTCTTGATCAATTGTCCATTTCTTGAGCGCCTGGTAGTGGAGGCCTCTTCAGTTTTGATCAACCTTCGAGTTTGTGGTCCATCTATTGCCTTGAAATATCTGGAGGTATGCTACTGTTTGAGGTTGCAATCCATTATTGTCAACGACACAAATTTAGTCTCCCTTAAAACTGCTGCAGCACACCATCTTGTACTTCAGAATGTCCCCATGCTTGTGAATGTATGGGTTTCTGGGGATTCCCTTAACTTGGTCAGGGATGTTATTTCTTGGCTTTCTTGCTGCTTGTCAAAACTAGAG GAAAAAGGAATTGTTCGTGAGCTTCCTCAACTTACTAATCTGAAGGAGTTCGTCTTAATAGCCTTTGCATCAAAAGATgacagtttgattggatttactTCTTTGATCAGGGCTTCGCCCAACTTGGAGAAGTTTGTGCTGAAG TTGGAATCATGGTGGGATGATATGGTCAGGGGAgatagaaagttgaagaaagcTGCTAGCTTTCCGCTCCAACATCTGAAAGTGGTCGAGTTACTTGGATACTATGGTCGCAGAAGTGAACTAGAACTTGTTGAATACTTCCTCGAGAATGCTATTGTCCTCGAGAAACTTATAATTGACCCTCGTGGTCCGCGTAATCTCAAATCGCCCAAAACGCGCAAGGAAAAGAAGCAGGAAAAGTTAGCTAGAAATTGTGCCAAGCAACAGCTCAGGGGATTAATACCTTCACATGTTGAATTTTCGATTCTATAG
- the LOC113713583 gene encoding uncharacterized protein, with translation MGSNPKHHIFCWNWPGDITSHQSPKSSTACQFDTPWLFKSFRNLGSMAFDFVNNISQSPNQLLKIPVQLQAGIKEKGIRKKKILSWQEQGEAEQRALAAALAAGKEATVIEFYSPKCRLCSSLLNFVQEVENRNSDWLNIVMADAENDKWLPELLYYDIKYVPCFVLLDKHGRALAKTGVPSSRLHVVAGVSHLLKMKRPRK, from the exons ATGGGTTCTAATCCCAAGCACCATATATTTTGCTGGAACTGGCCAGGGGATATAACCTCTCATCAGAGCCCGAAAAGTTCCACTGCCTGCCAGTTCGATACCCCTTGGCTATTTAAATCTTTTCGTAACCTTGGCTCCATGGCATTTGATTTCGTCAACAACATATCACAATCTCCAAATCAGTTGCTTAAAATCCCAGTCCAGTTACAGGCTGGAATCAAAGAAAAGGGTATTAGAAAGAAGAAGATTTTGTCTTGGCAGGAGCAAGGAGAGGCTGAGCAGAGAGCGCTAGCAGCTGCCCTGGCTGCTGGAAAGGAGGCAACTGTCATCGAATTCTACTCGCCCAAATGCAGGCTTTGCAgttctttacttaattttgtcCAGGAAGTCGAGAATAGGAACTCTGATTGGCTTAACATTGTGATGGCTGATGCAGAGAATGATAAATGGTTACCTGAG CTCCTCTATTATGACATAAAGTATGTGCCTTGCTTTGTCCTACTGGATAAACATGGGAGGGCACTTGCAAAAACAGGTGTCCCAAGCAGTCGGCTGCATGTGGTGGCAGGAGTTTCTCATCTTCTCAAAATGAAACGTCCAAGAAAGTAA